Proteins encoded by one window of Bacillus sp. DTU_2020_1000418_1_SI_GHA_SEK_038:
- the ribF gene encoding bifunctional riboflavin kinase/FAD synthetase produces the protein MEIISIKHPHNFNRDELPPLSMALGYFDGVHLGHQAVIKKAKSIAAEHGFKSAVMTFDPHPSVVLGKSVKHVEYITPLRDKIELIAKLGIDYVFIVNFTREFASLLPQEFVDQYLIDLHVKHVIAGFDFTYGRMGKGTMETLPFHSREKFTYTVVPKLASNNNEKISSTLIRSMIREGRLEGILLTLGRHYSTNGTVIHGDKRGRTIGFPTANIELLDDYILPPTGVYCVRINVHGNWHEGVCNVGYKPTFKEEMSKKPSIEVHIFDFNQEIYGQEVMVEWHLHLRKEQKFNGIQELVAQIEKDKRSALAYFEKNNV, from the coding sequence ATGGAAATAATTTCAATTAAACATCCGCATAATTTTAACAGGGACGAACTGCCGCCATTATCTATGGCATTAGGCTATTTTGACGGAGTTCATCTTGGACATCAGGCAGTGATCAAAAAGGCAAAGTCAATCGCTGCTGAGCACGGCTTCAAAAGCGCTGTCATGACCTTTGATCCTCATCCCTCTGTTGTATTAGGAAAAAGTGTAAAGCATGTTGAATATATTACTCCACTACGCGATAAAATCGAGTTAATTGCTAAATTAGGGATCGATTATGTATTTATCGTTAACTTTACAAGGGAGTTCGCAAGTCTATTGCCCCAAGAATTTGTAGATCAATATTTAATAGATCTGCATGTAAAACATGTAATAGCTGGCTTTGACTTTACATATGGCCGAATGGGTAAAGGAACGATGGAAACATTGCCATTCCATTCAAGGGAAAAATTCACCTATACAGTCGTTCCAAAATTAGCATCTAATAATAATGAGAAAATCAGCTCAACCTTAATACGGTCAATGATTCGTGAAGGCAGGCTGGAAGGAATTTTACTTACATTAGGCAGGCATTATTCTACCAATGGGACAGTTATTCATGGAGATAAAAGAGGAAGAACAATAGGGTTTCCAACGGCGAACATTGAATTACTGGACGATTACATCCTTCCCCCTACCGGAGTTTATTGTGTCCGCATTAACGTTCATGGAAATTGGCATGAAGGAGTATGCAATGTCGGCTATAAGCCAACCTTTAAAGAGGAAATGTCGAAAAAGCCATCTATCGAGGTTCATATTTTTGATTTTAATCAGGAAATTTACGGTCAGGAAGTAATGGTTGAATGGCATTTGCATTTACGTAAGGAACAAAAATTCAATGGAATACAAGAGCTTGTTGCTCAAATAGAAAAGGACAAAAGGTCAGCGCTAGCTTACTTTGAAAAAAACAATGTTTAG
- a CDS encoding DUF503 domain-containing protein, which yields MIIGLAACECIIYDSHSLKEKRAVLQRILTRLKQKYNISVSEVDYQDVWQRTKIAIVAVSSSRVSTEQELQNALKLIDSFPEIERTITDIEWV from the coding sequence ATGATCATTGGGCTTGCAGCTTGTGAATGTATCATTTATGACTCACATTCTTTAAAAGAAAAACGAGCTGTATTACAAAGAATTCTAACCCGTTTGAAACAAAAATATAATATATCTGTTTCTGAGGTAGATTATCAAGATGTATGGCAACGAACTAAAATAGCCATTGTTGCCGTATCATCTTCTCGAGTTTCTACGGAGCAAGAATTACAAAATGCCCTTAAATTAATTGATTCGTTTCCTGAAATTGAACGAACAATTACAGATATTGAGTGGGTTTAA
- the truB gene encoding tRNA pseudouridine(55) synthase TruB: MEGILPLFKPRGITSHDCVFKLRKILKMKRIGHTGTLDPDVTGVLPICLGRATKVAEYITDAGKAYEGEVTIGYSTTTEDASGETVEDRPITNSFPREEILAVLESLTGEISQTPPMYSAVKVNGKRLYEYARQGITVERPTRRVKVYSIELLDDREIFSGERIQFRFRVSCSKGTYIRTLAVMIGEKLGYPAHMSELVRIQSASYSLQDCLTLEEIETFVQEGTLLEKIKPLESALSHLPKYTINDTVAKKVKNGAVLPIPSHLSETEGPIVVETVNGIALAVYEHHQQKQGLMKPVKVIRNETL, translated from the coding sequence GTGGAAGGTATATTGCCGTTATTTAAACCTAGGGGGATTACCTCACATGATTGTGTATTTAAGCTTCGCAAAATCTTAAAAATGAAAAGAATTGGCCATACAGGAACGCTAGACCCAGATGTGACAGGGGTTCTTCCGATTTGCTTAGGGAGAGCGACAAAAGTGGCTGAATATATTACAGATGCAGGAAAAGCATATGAAGGTGAAGTAACGATAGGGTATTCCACCACAACAGAGGATGCATCAGGTGAGACCGTTGAAGATAGGCCAATAACGAATTCATTTCCAAGAGAAGAAATTTTGGCTGTTTTGGAGAGCTTAACTGGTGAAATATCGCAAACCCCGCCAATGTATTCCGCTGTGAAAGTAAATGGAAAACGGCTTTATGAATATGCAAGACAAGGGATTACTGTTGAAAGGCCAACTAGAAGGGTAAAGGTTTATTCAATCGAACTTCTTGATGACCGTGAAATTTTCAGTGGAGAACGTATTCAATTCCGTTTCCGGGTTTCCTGCAGCAAGGGAACGTATATACGAACATTGGCTGTCATGATTGGAGAAAAACTTGGTTATCCTGCTCACATGTCTGAACTTGTCAGGATTCAATCTGCCTCATACTCCTTACAAGACTGCTTAACATTAGAAGAAATAGAAACCTTCGTTCAAGAAGGCACCCTTTTAGAAAAAATAAAGCCGCTTGAATCTGCGCTTTCTCATTTGCCCAAATATACGATAAATGATACAGTAGCAAAGAAAGTAAAAAATGGAGCAGTATTGCCCATACCAAGTCATTTATCTGAAACAGAAGGTCCCATTGTTGTTGAAACTGTAAACGGCATTGCTTTGGCGGTTTACGAGCATCATCAGCAAAAGCAAGGATTAATGAAACCAGTAAAGGTCATCCGAAACGAAACACTTTGA
- the rpsO gene encoding 30S ribosomal protein S15: protein MAITKERKNELINEYKTHENDTGSPEVQIAVLTEEINKLNDHLRTHKKDHHSRRGLLKMVGKRRNLLTYLRNKDVQRYRELINKLGLRR from the coding sequence ATGGCAATCACTAAAGAACGTAAAAATGAACTAATTAATGAGTATAAAACTCATGAGAATGATACTGGATCTCCAGAAGTTCAAATCGCTGTCCTTACTGAGGAAATTAACAAATTGAACGATCATTTACGTACTCATAAGAAAGACCACCACTCACGTCGCGGTCTTTTGAAAATGGTAGGTAAACGTCGTAACCTGTTAACTTACCTGCGTAACAAAGACGTTCAACGTTACCGTGAGTTAATTAACAAATTAGGTTTACGTCGATAA
- the rbfA gene encoding 30S ribosome-binding factor RbfA, which produces MSLRANKVGEQMKKELGEIIGRKLKDPRVGFVTVTDVQVTGDLQQATVFISVLGDEEQRENTLKGLAKAKGFIRSEIGQRIRLRKTPEIFFEFDESIDYGNRIETLLHQIHDEDRSKENED; this is translated from the coding sequence TTGAGCCTTCGAGCAAATAAAGTTGGAGAACAAATGAAGAAGGAGCTTGGCGAAATTATCGGCCGTAAATTAAAAGACCCACGTGTTGGTTTTGTTACGGTAACCGATGTCCAAGTAACCGGAGATCTTCAGCAAGCAACCGTATTTATTTCTGTTCTTGGCGATGAGGAACAAAGAGAAAATACACTAAAAGGCCTAGCTAAAGCAAAAGGATTTATCCGTTCAGAGATTGGGCAGCGAATCCGCTTGCGTAAAACTCCAGAAATTTTCTTTGAATTTGATGAATCAATTGATTATGGCAATCGGATTGAAACTTTACTTCATCAAATACATGATGAAGATCGTTCAAAGGAAAACGAGGATTAA